In Methanocaldococcus sp., the following proteins share a genomic window:
- a CDS encoding Coenzyme F420 hydrogenase/dehydrogenase, beta subunit C-terminal domain, translating to MKSYKNLKEEVWDTNRCSGCGACVAVCPVNNLYFVEESPVKFECDECSCILIPTDMTTEHPISAEFCKTVVYDVPCGSCYDACPRIKKSSITIPKKEGLGNILKAVKAKSLIEIKNAQNGGVVTAILANAFEEGLIDGALVMIDDKFTLEPKSYLSLSKEDVIKAAGSKYLWKGPILKSLKTAVMEKKLKKLAVVGTPCVINAITQIMASDNDLLKPFKNAIRLKIAIFCFETYDYNKMIKKLKSEGIEPWEIKKMDIESGKLKIKLINGDVVEYKLKDLEDLMRSGCKVCGDFTGLTSDISVGNVGSEEGYSTVLIRNKWGEGFFKRAVCNGYLTYDEDVDLEAVKKLSELKKSRVKK from the coding sequence ATGAAATCATATAAAAATCTAAAAGAGGAAGTTTGGGATACAAATAGATGTAGTGGCTGTGGTGCCTGTGTAGCAGTATGTCCAGTAAATAACTTATATTTTGTAGAGGAAAGCCCAGTAAAATTTGAATGCGACGAATGTTCTTGTATCTTAATACCAACTGACATGACTACTGAACATCCAATTTCTGCAGAATTTTGTAAAACAGTTGTGTATGATGTCCCATGTGGATCTTGTTATGATGCTTGCCCGAGGATAAAAAAATCTTCAATTACTATTCCTAAGAAGGAGGGATTAGGAAATATATTAAAAGCAGTAAAGGCAAAATCTTTAATAGAAATAAAAAATGCCCAAAATGGTGGAGTTGTAACAGCAATATTGGCAAATGCCTTTGAAGAAGGATTAATTGACGGAGCCCTTGTTATGATAGATGATAAATTTACATTAGAGCCAAAATCATACTTATCTTTATCAAAAGAAGATGTTATAAAAGCAGCAGGAAGTAAATATCTTTGGAAAGGACCTATATTAAAATCATTAAAAACTGCTGTTATGGAGAAAAAATTAAAGAAGTTGGCAGTAGTAGGAACTCCATGTGTAATTAATGCAATCACTCAAATAATGGCATCAGATAATGATTTATTAAAACCATTTAAAAATGCCATAAGATTAAAGATTGCCATATTCTGTTTTGAAACTTATGATTACAATAAAATGATTAAAAAACTAAAATCAGAAGGTATAGAACCATGGGAGATTAAAAAAATGGATATTGAATCTGGAAAATTAAAAATTAAGTTAATAAATGGAGATGTTGTTGAATACAAATTAAAAGATTTAGAGGATTTAATGAGAAGTGGTTGTAAGGTTTGTGGTGATTTCACTGGATTAACATCTGATATTTCAGTAGGTAATGTTGGTAGTGAGGAAGGATATTCAACAGTTTTAATAAGAAATAAATGGGGAGAAGGTTTCTTTAAAAGGGCAGTTTGTAATGGTTACTTAACTTATGATGAAGATGTAGATTTAGAGGCAGTTAAAAAACTATCTGAATTGAAGAAATCAAGAGTAAAAAAATAA
- the queC gene encoding 7-cyano-7-deazaguanine synthase QueC: MKAVTVLSGGLDSTVATLIAKDLGYDLTAVIFNYGQKAAKREINSAKKICEILNIKPIVVDLPFVKQFKKSSLITDKEIPTLKIEELDSEKVYETMKSVWVPARNLIMFSIASGFAEALDAKKVFIGINKEEGVTFPDNTIEFVNAFNKALEYGTLNKVKIEAPLYDKTKEDIVKIGHEIEKKLGVEVLKYTYSCYKDNGEDFLHCGKCESCIRRKRAFLMAGVEDKTKYIE; this comes from the coding sequence ATGAAAGCGGTAACTGTTTTAAGTGGTGGATTAGATTCTACTGTAGCGACATTAATAGCCAAAGATTTAGGTTATGACCTTACAGCAGTTATTTTTAACTATGGGCAAAAAGCGGCTAAAAGAGAGATAAATTCAGCAAAAAAAATTTGTGAAATATTAAATATTAAACCTATTGTCGTTGATTTGCCATTCGTTAAACAATTTAAAAAAAGTTCCTTAATTACTGACAAAGAAATTCCTACTTTAAAAATAGAAGAATTGGATAGTGAGAAAGTTTATGAAACTATGAAATCTGTATGGGTTCCTGCAAGAAACTTAATAATGTTTAGTATTGCTAGTGGTTTTGCTGAGGCATTAGATGCAAAAAAAGTATTTATCGGAATAAATAAAGAGGAAGGAGTAACATTTCCTGACAACACCATAGAGTTTGTTAATGCATTTAATAAAGCTTTAGAATATGGAACACTAAATAAGGTTAAAATAGAGGCTCCTTTATATGATAAAACAAAAGAGGATATTGTTAAAATTGGTCATGAGATTGAGAAAAAGCTTGGCGTAGAGGTTTTAAAATATACTTATTCGTGTTATAAAGACAATGGAGAAGATTTTTTACACTGTGGAAAATGTGAAAGTTGCATTAGAAGAAAAAGAGCCTTTTTAATGGCTGGTGTTGAAGATAAAACAAAGTATATTGAATAA
- the glnA gene encoding type I glutamate--ammonia ligase, with the protein MNVEQAIEYVKKNNVKFIRFQFVDILGFPKNVAYPVKSGEKGIEELREIFENGVWFDGSSITGFVGIEESDMLLKPDLSTLSVLPWRPEEKSVARVICDVYRNEKTPFEGDPRSRLKAILNELKEEMNGEFFVGPEPEFFLLKRDPHNPHRWIPADDGGYFDVEPLDEAPDIRRDIVLALENLGFHVEASHHEVAPGQHEVDFKFDNALKTADSVVTFKMTIKNIAKKHGLRATFMPKPFFGMNGNGMHCHQSVWFNGEPSFYDPEGPYNGLSETCLSYIAGILSHAKALVAVTNPTVNSYKRLVPGYEAPVNIAWANKNRSAIIRVPAARGKATRIEFRAPDPTCNPYLAFACMLAAGLDGIKNKMEAPEPVERNIFKMSEEEKKQLGIESVPANLAAALDELECDEVLQKALGKYIYEKYMEIKRAEWDEFRISVTDWEVSKYLIY; encoded by the coding sequence ATGAATGTTGAGCAAGCGATTGAGTATGTAAAAAAGAACAATGTTAAATTTATAAGGTTCCAGTTTGTCGATATTTTAGGGTTCCCAAAAAATGTAGCGTATCCAGTAAAAAGTGGAGAAAAGGGAATTGAAGAATTAAGAGAAATATTTGAAAACGGAGTATGGTTTGATGGCTCATCAATTACAGGTTTTGTTGGAATAGAAGAATCAGATATGTTATTAAAGCCAGATTTATCCACACTCTCTGTTTTACCATGGAGACCTGAAGAGAAAAGTGTTGCAAGAGTTATCTGTGATGTTTATAGAAACGAAAAGACTCCATTCGAAGGAGATCCAAGAAGTAGATTAAAAGCTATTTTAAATGAATTAAAAGAAGAAATGAATGGAGAGTTCTTTGTTGGGCCAGAACCAGAGTTCTTCTTGTTAAAGAGAGACCCACACAACCCACACAGATGGATTCCAGCAGATGATGGTGGCTACTTTGATGTTGAGCCATTAGATGAAGCTCCTGACATAAGGAGAGATATTGTCTTAGCATTAGAAAACCTTGGATTCCACGTTGAGGCATCACACCACGAAGTAGCTCCTGGACAGCACGAAGTTGATTTCAAATTCGATAACGCTTTAAAAACTGCTGATAGCGTTGTAACATTCAAAATGACAATTAAAAACATTGCTAAGAAACATGGATTAAGAGCAACATTTATGCCAAAACCATTCTTTGGAATGAATGGAAACGGTATGCACTGCCACCAGAGTGTTTGGTTTAACGGAGAACCATCATTCTACGATCCAGAAGGACCATACAATGGGTTAAGTGAAACCTGTTTAAGTTACATTGCTGGAATTTTAAGCCATGCTAAGGCATTAGTTGCTGTAACAAACCCAACAGTTAACTCATACAAGAGATTAGTTCCAGGATACGAAGCTCCAGTAAACATTGCATGGGCTAACAAGAACAGAAGTGCTATCATCAGAGTTCCAGCTGCAAGAGGTAAGGCAACAAGAATTGAGTTCAGAGCTCCAGACCCAACATGCAACCCATACTTAGCATTCGCCTGTATGTTAGCAGCAGGTTTAGATGGAATTAAGAATAAAATGGAAGCTCCAGAGCCAGTTGAGAGAAACATCTTCAAGATGTCAGAAGAAGAGAAAAAGCAGTTAGGAATTGAGTCAGTCCCTGCAAACTTAGCAGCAGCATTAGATGAATTAGAATGTGACGAAGTATTACAAAAAGCATTAGGTAAATACATCTATGAGAAATATATGGAAATTAAGAGAGCAGAGTGGGATGAGTTCAGAATATCAGTTACTGACTGGGAAGTTAGTAAATACTTAATCTACTAA
- a CDS encoding ammonium transporter encodes MATADLFTHATNIHSIVQALITLANASDVFFLVVMGVLVFMMQWGFAMLEGGQVRKKNANNVMMKNMVDWLIGCVAWLFIGGILWKHGFDISAYIDWWSKIFNTNWPNNGLDLASWFFGLVFCATAATIVSGGVAERIKFSAYVLISLIITALIYPLFVYLGPWGASIVPWHDYAGSLVVHGLGGFLALGAIMALGPRIGRFVDGKPIPILGHNIPMAVFGAFALAIGWYGFNVGSSLALGDISGLVCATTTMAMAGGGLGALIASKNDVLFTANGIVAGLVAICSGTDVVSPVGGLIIGLIAGLQVPIVYKLIEKCGLDDVCGVVPVHGVSGVVGAILTGILGMKVFGGAGGVSLLDQIIGSVFCIVYGTGLGYILAKLVGLVLGGLRVSEEEERMGLDLAEHKMPAYPEEESSFG; translated from the coding sequence ATGGCTACAGCAGATTTATTTACACACGCTACAAATATACATTCAATAGTTCAAGCACTAATAACATTGGCAAATGCGAGTGATGTTTTCTTCCTTGTAGTTATGGGAGTTCTCGTTTTCATGATGCAGTGGGGCTTTGCGATGCTCGAAGGAGGACAAGTTAGAAAGAAAAACGCTAACAATGTTATGATGAAAAACATGGTTGATTGGCTAATTGGTTGTGTTGCATGGTTGTTTATTGGTGGAATATTATGGAAACATGGATTTGATATTTCAGCATATATTGACTGGTGGAGTAAAATATTCAATACAAATTGGCCAAACAATGGGTTAGATTTAGCAAGTTGGTTTTTTGGTTTAGTATTCTGTGCAACAGCGGCAACTATAGTTTCAGGTGGAGTTGCAGAAAGGATTAAGTTCAGTGCTTATGTATTGATTTCATTAATTATTACAGCATTAATATATCCATTGTTTGTTTATTTAGGACCTTGGGGAGCAAGTATTGTTCCATGGCACGATTATGCAGGAAGTTTAGTAGTCCACGGATTAGGTGGATTTTTAGCTTTAGGAGCTATAATGGCATTAGGTCCAAGAATTGGTAGATTTGTCGATGGAAAACCAATTCCGATTTTAGGGCACAACATTCCAATGGCAGTGTTTGGGGCATTTGCCTTAGCAATAGGTTGGTATGGATTCAACGTAGGAAGTTCATTGGCATTGGGTGATATTTCAGGATTAGTTTGTGCTACAACAACAATGGCTATGGCTGGAGGAGGATTAGGAGCCTTGATAGCATCTAAAAATGATGTTTTATTTACAGCAAACGGTATTGTTGCTGGTTTAGTAGCTATCTGTTCAGGAACTGATGTGGTAAGTCCAGTTGGTGGTTTAATAATTGGATTAATTGCTGGATTACAAGTTCCAATAGTTTATAAACTGATTGAGAAATGTGGATTGGATGACGTTTGTGGGGTTGTCCCAGTTCATGGAGTTTCAGGAGTTGTAGGTGCAATCTTAACAGGAATTTTAGGAATGAAAGTATTTGGTGGAGCTGGAGGAGTTAGCTTATTAGATCAAATAATAGGTTCAGTATTCTGTATTGTTTATGGAACTGGTTTAGGATACATACTTGCTAAACTCGTAGGATTAGTACTTGGAGGATTAAGAGTTAGTGAAGAAGAAGAAAGAATGGGTCTTGATTTAGCAGAACACAAGATGCCTGCATATCCTGAAGAAGAATCTTCTTTTGGTTAA
- a CDS encoding TIGR00703 family protein yields the protein MVVDAKEVEVVNTLVFETLGNPEREREFKLKSLKKWGFDLIFGKIDGKETYFTVELDERKAGDKFTKDGKEYEVIEVLEELPKNRELYAHIEMEMGRAYIVCQLRDEDNQNIEVLRVPAASLLLAFFKKNKLGNLIKAIKNVGISSELYMQNGVGGKPYSYEELPNIARRFLRSARKVEKETGFGRLSFAYYGETKDGEPRFWFSWLLPTIALFDLDIAKKTNDTLGILKTSE from the coding sequence TTGGTTGTTGATGCAAAAGAAGTCGAAGTTGTAAATACTTTAGTTTTTGAAACTCTTGGAAATCCAGAAAGAGAAAGAGAGTTCAAATTAAAGTCATTGAAAAAATGGGGATTTGATTTAATATTTGGTAAGATTGATGGTAAAGAGACATACTTTACTGTAGAATTAGATGAAAGAAAGGCTGGAGATAAATTTACAAAGGATGGAAAGGAGTATGAAGTTATTGAAGTTCTTGAAGAGTTACCAAAGAATAGGGAATTATATGCACATATTGAGATGGAAATGGGTAGAGCATATATAGTTTGTCAGTTGAGAGATGAAGATAACCAAAATATAGAAGTTTTAAGAGTTCCAGCGGCTTCTTTATTGTTGGCATTCTTTAAAAAGAATAAATTAGGAAACTTAATAAAAGCTATAAAAAATGTTGGAATTAGTTCAGAGTTGTATATGCAGAATGGTGTTGGAGGTAAGCCATACAGTTATGAAGAACTTCCAAACATTGCAAGGAGATTTTTAAGAAGTGCGAGAAAAGTTGAAAAAGAAACAGGATTTGGTAGATTGTCATTTGCATACTACGGAGAAACTAAGGATGGAGAGCCAAGATTTTGGTTCTCTTGGTTATTGCCAACAATCGCACTGTTTGACTTAGACATTGCAAAAAAGACAAATGACACATTAGGAATATTAAAAACTTCAGAATAA
- a CDS encoding GTPase, which produces MRYKKVPVKKIVNKIIDECDVILLVLDARDPEMTRNRELENKIKNKGKKLIYVLNKADLVPKEILEKWKNVFGENTVFISAKRRLGTKILRDMIKKSLREMNKKEGKVGIVGYPNVGKSSIINALTGKRKALTGSIAGLTKGEQWVRLTKNIKLMDTPGVLEMKDEDDLVISGALRLEKVENPIPPALKILKRIDNFDKSIVREYFNINYKEIDEETLKKIGEKRGYLIKGGEVDLVRTARTIIKEYQDGKLNYYKVDLKKYGQDRNKDISFITKYLKDFPFIEDAKMIITHLKDFKELYKRIKKPVLGFEEIDGNIVVISFGEKTKDTGRKKVEDFCKSKNIEIISKFGDKIGNNNIYVAVGRKVKK; this is translated from the coding sequence ATGAGATACAAGAAAGTTCCAGTTAAAAAGATTGTTAATAAAATAATTGATGAGTGTGATGTAATTTTATTGGTCTTAGATGCAAGAGATCCAGAGATGACAAGGAATAGAGAATTAGAAAATAAAATTAAAAACAAAGGGAAAAAATTAATTTATGTATTAAATAAGGCAGATTTAGTTCCTAAGGAGATTTTAGAAAAATGGAAAAATGTATTTGGAGAAAATACTGTATTTATCTCTGCTAAAAGAAGATTGGGAACTAAGATACTAAGAGATATGATAAAAAAATCTCTAAGAGAGATGAACAAAAAAGAGGGAAAAGTTGGAATTGTTGGCTATCCTAATGTCGGAAAGTCATCTATAATTAACGCATTAACTGGAAAGAGAAAGGCATTAACTGGTTCAATAGCAGGATTAACAAAAGGAGAGCAGTGGGTTAGATTAACAAAAAATATTAAACTTATGGACACTCCCGGAGTCTTAGAGATGAAGGATGAGGATGACTTAGTTATAAGTGGAGCATTGAGATTAGAAAAGGTAGAGAATCCAATTCCTCCTGCCTTAAAAATCTTAAAAAGAATAGATAATTTTGATAAGTCAATAGTAAGGGAATATTTCAATATTAACTATAAAGAGATTGATGAAGAGACACTAAAAAAGATAGGAGAAAAAAGAGGTTATTTAATAAAAGGAGGGGAAGTAGATTTAGTTAGAACAGCCAGAACAATTATTAAAGAATACCAAGATGGAAAGCTCAACTATTACAAAGTAGATTTAAAGAAGTATGGTCAAGATAGAAATAAGGATATTTCATTTATAACAAAGTATTTAAAAGATTTTCCATTTATTGAAGATGCTAAAATGATTATCACTCATTTAAAAGACTTTAAAGAACTATATAAGAGAATAAAAAAACCTGTTTTAGGTTTTGAAGAAATAGATGGGAATATTGTTGTTATATCCTTTGGAGAAAAAACTAAAGATACTGGAAGGAAAAAAGTAGAAGATTTTTGTAAAAGTAAAAATATTGAGATTATTTCAAAGTTTGGAGATAAAATTGGTAATAATAATATATATGTGGCTGTTGGGAGAAAAGTTAAAAAATAG
- a CDS encoding NADH-quinone oxidoreductase subunit B family protein produces MIKKIARKKCIHIMLVYTGGCNGCDIEVVNAVFSPFYDAEQYNVFLTFNPREADILVVSGCVTKFVEESLRKIYEKIPEPKAVVAVGSCALMGGVYKNIGGDLGTSDFIAGPVENIIPVDVKVPGCAPRPEDIIAGIAKAIHKVVEG; encoded by the coding sequence ATGATTAAAAAAATAGCAAGAAAAAAATGTATTCACATTATGCTTGTTTATACTGGTGGATGTAATGGTTGTGATATTGAAGTAGTTAATGCAGTATTTTCTCCATTTTACGATGCTGAACAATATAATGTTTTTTTAACTTTTAATCCAAGAGAGGCAGATATTTTAGTAGTTTCTGGATGTGTAACTAAGTTTGTTGAAGAATCCTTAAGAAAGATTTATGAAAAAATTCCTGAGCCTAAGGCAGTTGTTGCTGTTGGTTCCTGTGCGTTAATGGGAGGAGTTTATAAAAATATAGGAGGAGATTTGGGAACTTCAGATTTTATAGCAGGACCTGTTGAAAATATAATTCCAGTTGATGTTAAAGTGCCTGGCTGTGCTCCAAGACCTGAAGACATTATTGCTGGAATTGCCAAGGCAATTCATAAAGTTGTTGAAGGATGA
- a CDS encoding NADH-quinone oxidoreductase subunit H, translating into MIEEVISILGIPSLAFVISTYIPGIQRKIEARIQQRIGPSILAPGFWAFFKFLFKKVDNPDANLPNLYNRLPLLSIVVLWTILAITSLTSFHILSNEIGIVGLLKLEEMMYIILGSLSFSIMGWRMPYIDECKGTPFIKTLKISLEQLGAVRCFKMITIGSFPFYLATFLPFINKHSIFLKDIVGEPFLFSLGGIFGAICYFIGYIIMVKEYPFSITHTKADVIEGPTLELMAKYRALYLASYELLLITLGSLFATLYLGIAPDVSNPITIIENFAIALIFPILAAIVRAFSPLLLFKQIYPISFIATLFGVIGFIFALLGW; encoded by the coding sequence ATGATTGAAGAAGTTATTTCAATTTTAGGAATTCCTTCATTGGCGTTTGTTATATCAACATACATTCCTGGAATTCAGAGAAAGATAGAGGCAAGAATTCAACAAAGAATAGGACCAAGTATATTAGCCCCTGGATTTTGGGCATTTTTTAAGTTTTTATTTAAAAAAGTTGATAATCCAGATGCCAATTTACCAAATTTGTATAATAGATTACCATTACTATCAATAGTTGTTTTATGGACTATATTGGCTATAACTTCACTTACAAGTTTTCATATTCTTTCAAATGAAATAGGAATTGTAGGACTTTTAAAGTTAGAGGAAATGATGTATATAATTCTCGGCTCTCTATCATTTTCAATTATGGGTTGGAGAATGCCTTACATAGATGAATGTAAAGGAACTCCATTTATAAAAACTTTAAAAATATCATTAGAGCAGTTAGGGGCTGTAAGATGTTTTAAAATGATAACTATTGGTTCATTTCCATTTTACTTAGCAACATTTTTACCATTTATAAATAAGCATAGTATATTTTTAAAAGATATTGTTGGAGAGCCATTTTTATTTTCATTGGGAGGAATATTTGGGGCTATATGCTATTTCATTGGGTATATTATTATGGTTAAAGAATATCCTTTCTCAATAACTCACACTAAGGCAGATGTTATTGAGGGTCCAACACTGGAGTTAATGGCTAAGTATAGGGCATTATATTTAGCAAGTTATGAACTTCTTTTAATAACATTGGGTAGTTTATTCGCCACTTTATATTTAGGAATAGCCCCAGATGTTAGTAATCCAATAACTATAATTGAAAACTTTGCTATTGCATTAATATTCCCAATATTGGCGGCAATTGTTAGAGCATTTTCCCCTCTATTGTTATTTAAACAAATATATCCTATTTCATTTATAGCCACTCTATTTGGAGTTATTGGATTTATATTTGCATTGTTAGGATGGTAA
- the feoB gene encoding ferrous iron transport protein B, which yields MSNNEDKYEIALIGNPNVGKSTLFNALTGENVYIGNWPGVTVEKKEGEFTYNGKKFKVVDLPGVYSLTANSIDEVVARDYILNEKPDLVVNIVDATSLERNLYLTLQLMEMGTNLLLALNKMDLAEKSGINIDINKLEKLLGVRVVPISAAKKMGIEELKKVISEAVKNKKFTKIEYPKLEPYIKKIVSILQKDENLKKYNLKYLAIKFLERDKYIEELIKNSKVWNELNSVLNKIMEELSKKYGEPELGIVEERYKIIDKIISEVVRKTSGKLTTTQMLDDVLTDEKVGILLLIPMLWMLFKFAFDVSAPFSAMINYGFGVLADIVKSSIPNKFIASLLSDGIISGVGAVLTFFPILAFLFFALSLLEESGYMARIPFIADRIMNKFGLPGKAIIPLVMGFGCNVPAIMATRTIENEKDRILTIIINPLMSCSARLPIYAFFAGALFQKYQGLVVISMYALGLCLALILAVLFRKFIFKSSPMPLIVELPPYHLPNLNVVLMNTWDRVYDFLKKAGTIIVFGVMLVWFLSVYGPSGFLVVDALQNPQLIEKSYVAIIGKTLTPIFSPMGWDWRACSALVFGFIAKEVVVGSMAVLYGVGEENLVSILSKVFTPVSAYAYMAFCLIYTPCLATLAVIKQEIGWKWAVFTLIYELVLAYIVALIITVVGSGILQLFSVI from the coding sequence ATGTCTAATAATGAAGATAAATATGAAATTGCCTTAATTGGAAACCCAAATGTAGGTAAATCTACATTATTTAACGCCTTAACTGGAGAGAATGTATATATAGGAAATTGGCCCGGAGTAACTGTTGAAAAAAAAGAAGGAGAATTTACATACAATGGAAAAAAATTTAAAGTTGTAGATTTACCCGGAGTTTATAGTTTAACTGCCAACTCTATTGATGAGGTCGTTGCAAGGGATTACATATTAAATGAAAAACCAGATTTAGTCGTTAATATAGTTGATGCCACATCTTTGGAAAGAAATTTATATTTAACTTTACAGTTAATGGAAATGGGCACTAATCTATTGTTAGCATTAAATAAAATGGATTTAGCAGAAAAATCTGGAATAAATATCGATATAAATAAATTAGAGAAGCTATTAGGGGTTAGAGTTGTTCCAATATCCGCCGCAAAGAAGATGGGAATTGAAGAGTTAAAAAAGGTTATTTCAGAAGCTGTAAAAAATAAAAAATTTACTAAAATTGAATATCCTAAATTAGAGCCATACATAAAAAAAATTGTCTCTATCTTGCAAAAGGATGAAAATTTAAAAAAATACAATTTAAAGTATCTTGCTATAAAATTCCTTGAAAGAGATAAATATATAGAAGAACTAATAAAAAATAGCAAAGTTTGGAATGAATTAAACTCAGTTTTAAATAAAATAATGGAAGAATTATCTAAAAAATATGGAGAGCCAGAGTTGGGAATAGTTGAGGAAAGATATAAGATTATTGATAAAATCATCAGTGAGGTTGTTAGGAAAACTTCTGGAAAATTAACAACTACTCAGATGCTTGACGATGTTTTAACTGACGAAAAAGTGGGAATTTTACTGTTAATTCCAATGCTATGGATGTTGTTTAAATTTGCCTTTGATGTTTCAGCTCCATTTTCTGCTATGATTAATTATGGATTTGGAGTTTTAGCAGACATTGTTAAATCATCTATACCAAACAAATTTATTGCCTCCTTGTTATCTGATGGAATTATTTCAGGAGTTGGGGCTGTTTTAACATTTTTCCCAATATTGGCATTTTTGTTTTTTGCTCTCTCTCTATTGGAGGAAAGTGGATATATGGCAAGGATTCCATTTATTGCAGATAGGATTATGAACAAATTTGGTTTGCCTGGAAAGGCAATAATTCCATTAGTTATGGGTTTTGGATGTAATGTCCCAGCAATTATGGCTACGAGAACTATAGAAAACGAGAAAGATAGAATTTTAACCATTATAATAAATCCTTTGATGTCTTGCTCTGCAAGATTGCCAATTTATGCCTTCTTTGCAGGGGCGTTGTTTCAAAAGTATCAGGGTTTGGTTGTTATAAGTATGTATGCCCTTGGATTGTGTTTAGCGTTAATTTTAGCAGTTTTATTTAGAAAGTTTATTTTTAAATCATCTCCTATGCCTTTAATTGTAGAACTTCCTCCCTATCATCTCCCAAATTTAAATGTAGTTTTAATGAACACGTGGGATAGAGTTTATGACTTTTTAAAGAAGGCAGGAACTATTATAGTATTTGGAGTTATGTTAGTTTGGTTTTTATCTGTATATGGTCCTTCAGGATTCTTAGTAGTTGATGCATTACAAAATCCACAACTTATTGAAAAATCTTATGTAGCAATTATTGGAAAAACTTTAACTCCAATATTTAGTCCGATGGGTTGGGATTGGAGAGCGTGTTCAGCATTAGTATTTGGATTCATAGCAAAAGAAGTAGTTGTAGGTTCTATGGCTGTCTTATATGGAGTAGGAGAAGAAAATTTAGTAAGTATTTTATCGAAAGTATTCACTCCAGTATCTGCCTACGCATATATGGCATTCTGTTTAATATATACCCCTTGTTTGGCGACATTGGCAGTAATAAAACAGGAAATCGGTTGGAAGTGGGCAGTATTTACTTTAATCTATGAACTTGTATTGGCTTATATTGTGGCATTAATAATAACAGTAGTAGGCTCAGGAATTTTGCAACTCTTTTCAGTTATTTAA
- a CDS encoding ferrous iron transport protein A, protein MYPLAFAKEGETVIVKSINAGFGVIQRLSSMGLNIGSKLKVIRNQNGPVIVSVRGCNIAVGKGLAMKIIVERV, encoded by the coding sequence ATGTATCCGTTAGCGTTTGCTAAAGAAGGGGAAACAGTTATTGTAAAGAGTATTAATGCAGGATTTGGCGTAATTCAAAGATTAAGTAGTATGGGATTGAATATTGGGAGTAAATTAAAGGTTATCAGAAATCAGAATGGCCCAGTAATTGTCTCAGTGAGAGGTTGTAATATAGCCGTTGGAAAGGGTTTGGCTATGAAAATAATTGTTGAGAGAGTTTAG
- a CDS encoding metal-dependent transcriptional regulator produces MSQSIEDYLEKIYIFTKENKRPIKTTELAKLLNIKPSAVTSMAQKLSKLGYVEYEPYIGITLTKKGLDLAKKVLDKHQTLQTFLEKYLGIDKEMASKEACKLEHAMSDEVLKKLKIFMEEHKDLVE; encoded by the coding sequence ATGTCTCAAAGTATTGAAGATTACTTAGAAAAAATATATATTTTTACTAAAGAAAATAAGAGACCTATAAAAACTACGGAATTAGCAAAGTTGTTAAATATAAAGCCATCAGCAGTTACAAGTATGGCACAAAAATTAAGTAAGTTAGGATATGTTGAGTATGAGCCATATATAGGAATAACATTAACAAAAAAAGGATTAGATCTTGCCAAAAAAGTTTTAGATAAACATCAAACTTTACAGACATTTTTAGAAAAATATTTAGGAATAGATAAAGAAATGGCGTCAAAAGAGGCGTGTAAATTAGAACATGCAATGTCTGATGAAGTTTTGAAAAAATTAAAGATATTTATGGAGGAACATAAGGATTTAGTTGAATAA